TCGCCGACCCCGACCCGCGCGCCGCCCTGGAATACGCCGAGCGTGCCCTGGGCATGACCGACCACCCCTACGCGGAGGCCCAGGCCCGCGCCATCCGCGCCGAGACCTTGCTGCGGGCGGGGGAGGGGGAGGCGGCCCTGGCCGAGATCAACCGCGCCCACGCCCTCGTGCGCCGGGTGCAACTCGGCCTGCCGGGGACCCACGCGCCCGACCCCGGGCTCACCGCCCAGCTCCTCGCGCTGGAGGCCCGAGTCACCGCCCGCGACGGAGCGAGGATGGTGGCGTGGCTGCGCGACGCTCTGAACGACCCCACCCTCACCCCCTTCCGGCCCGGGGTGTGGCGGGGGGCGGGCCGGGCGCTGGAAGATGGGCACCCGCGTCCGGGGGACGTGCTGAGAACGCTGCACCCCGGCTGGGAGAGCGGCCTCCTGCGGGTGCGTGACGCACTGGTTCTCCTCGAAACCGGGCCGGAAGGTTAACCCGGGGCCCCGTCCCTTTTCCTCGGAGCGGGTATGCTGGGGCGCGATGAGCACCTCCTACGCCCACGGCGGAGGCCGCGCCGCCGTGAGACTGCTTCAGGGTTACGTCTGGCACCCGGCGGACGCCGACGTGGACCTGGAACACTACCTGCCCCACGACCTCGACGAGGCGCACGTGTTGTGGGATCAGGTCACGCCGCCCTTCGCCTTTTTCGAGAACGGCCAGCCGACCGCCGGGCAGACCTTCTACCAGTTCACGGTCCTGCGCGTGTACGACGACAAACCCGGCGGAGACGCCCTGCACGGCGACGCCGAGACCGCCAGCCAGGCCCTCGGCCCCCTGCTGGACGCCACCCCCGAGGGCGTGGGCTGGCAGCTCTGGGAGGACCTGCGCGAGCTATGACCCCCGCGAGGGCCCCGTGACCGACTGGCTCGACCTGCGGGTGGAGGGCGACCCCCACCCCCGCCGCTTCGACAGTCCCGCCACCCTCCGCAGCTACCTGGAGCGGGTGGAACGTCTTCCGGCGGAGGCGGTCAGTCTCCTGCTCGAACGCGGCGAGGTCGGCCCGCCCCACGCCCGGCGGAGTTACCGGGTGGAGCCGCTGCGGCCATGAGTGAGGGAGGGCCCCTATGCAGGAGCACGTCACCCTGCCCGAGAGCCCCGACCCGGCCACCCTCGCCGCCCTGCTCGCCACGCCGGGCGGCGCGAGGTTGAGTGCCCGGACCGGAACGGACACGGCGGGCCGTCCCCGCGTCGTCCTGACCGTCGAACACGCCGACCCGGAGGTCGTGGCCGAGACCCGGCAACGGCTCATGCGGGCCTGCCGGGAGCGCGGGGTGCGGGCCTTCGTGGTGTGAGGGCGGTTGGCAGGCGGCTCCTTTTCCAGGGCCTGAACTTGATCCCTGTGATCATTGAAGTGCCGTTCGCCTTTCCAAGTCCTC
This genomic interval from Deinococcus planocerae contains the following:
- a CDS encoding DUF3208 domain-containing protein, giving the protein MSTSYAHGGGRAAVRLLQGYVWHPADADVDLEHYLPHDLDEAHVLWDQVTPPFAFFENGQPTAGQTFYQFTVLRVYDDKPGGDALHGDAETASQALGPLLDATPEGVGWQLWEDLREL